The region AATTTCCGCACCTCATCTTCAATCCGTCCGGAAACACCGGCGCAAAGTTTGCGGTATTCGAACGACTCCTTGTCCATTTTTCCCGCGGCCGCGATTTCAGGACCGAAAATCAACGGTTTGCCGATATTTATTCGCGCCGCTTTTCTGAATTTCAACCGGCCATGGGGCGGCATCAATTCCTGGGTTCCCTCGATGGCCACCGGCAAAACGGGAACGCCGCTGTCCAAATGCAATTTGCCTACGCCTGATTTGAAATTGCGCATTACTCCGTCATACGCCCTCCCGCCTTCCGGATAGATCACCACGCAATATCCGCGGCCAAGCATTTTTATCGCCGTCGCGACCGCGTCTTTCTTTGATTGATCGCTTTTGCGGTCGATCGGAATTATCCCGCCGTAAAAATAAATAATGTTGCGCCACAATTTTTTAAAACCCGCGTACTGGTCGACTTGGGCGATGAAAGTAAATCTGCGCGGCGTGGTGATATAGCCGCTCATAAACCAGTCCATATGGCTCAAATGATTGGAAGCCAAAATAAAGTTGCCCTTGGGAATATTATTCCCGCCCTTGATGTCTTTGATCAGCAAATTCCTGACCGCTCCCCCAAGCAACATTCGCGATAAAGTTGAAACGAAAGTATTCATCGAAAAAATTTAAAATTAAAATTCCACAAAAAATTTTGCCTTAATTTTACATTTTGATTTTTCAATTTTAATCTTTTAACAATTCTCTAACCGCTTCCTCAACCTTTTTGGCAACATCAACGCAAAGCCCGTAATAGGCTTGCGATTTCTTGTCCAGCAATTCCGCCGCCTTCCTTTCTTTGGCAAAATCAAGAGGTTTGCCGATTTTTATTTTTACGATTCTTTTCGCCCTGAATTTCTCCCCCGGCGCCATCAACTCATAAGTGCCAAAATGCGCCACCGGCAAAACGGGAACGCCGCTCTCCAGATGAAACCGGCCCACGCCCGGCTTGAATTCGTGCAATTTGCCGTCGCGCGACCGCGTGCCTTCCGGATAAACTACCAAGCAATAACCTCTTTTAAGTATTGTTTGCGCGGCCATCGCGGCTCTCTTTTTTGATTCGTGATCGTTGCGGTCAACCGGAATCACCTGGACCCACCAATAAATCAAGTCGCGCAAAAATCCTTTGATCCCGGTCATTTTATCCACTTGACCGATAAAAGTGAATCGCCGCGGCGTCAGAATCGCGCCGTCAATCAGCCAATCAATATGGCTCAAATGGTTGGCCGCGTAAATAAAATTCCCTTTAGGAAAATTTTCCCGGCCTTCCACTTCCTTGACAAACATCCTTTTAATGCATTGCCCGGGGAAAAGCCACGCGATCGTTGAAACCGTCTTTTCCATCTTTTTATTTTACCAAATCCGCCGCCGCCGACAGAATTTTTTGGGTATCGGCAATAATTTCGTCAACAATCTCCCGGCAAGTTTTTATTTCTTTGATCCCTCCCGCGCAAGTGCCGCACAATAGCGGCGACAAATCGGCGTTCGCGCCGCCTTTGTTGCCGGCGAACCGTTCAGATTTGATTTCTTCGGGGAACGGATTTTTTTCCTCGATCTTGCGCACCGATTCAACGAATTTGTTATTGATCATCCGTACCGGATGGCCGGTAAAACGCGCCACCACCGCGATATTCTCATCGGCGGCGTTAATCACCGCCTTCTTATAGCTTTCGCTCACCTGACACTCGGTCGCCGCCAAGAATCGGGTGCCGATCTGTACGCCATCGGCGCCCAAAACCATTGCGGCGGCCATTGCCCGTCCGTCGCAAATTCCGCCGGCGGCGATCACCGGAATATCTTTAACCATTCCGGCGGCCTGCGGCACCAAACACATTGTCGTGCTTTCGCCGATATGCCCGCCGGATTCAAGCCCCTCCACCACCACCGCGTCCGCACCCGCCTGCTCCATTTTCACCGCCAAACGCGCGTAAGGCACCACGGGAATAATTTTAACGCCCGCCTGTTTCAAAAACGGCATTAACGACACCGGGTTGCCGCCGCCGGTGAACACAACCGGAACTTTATTGGCAATGATCGCCTTGACCAGTTCGGAAACATTCGGGTTTTGCAATAAAAGGTTCACGCCAAACGGCTTGCCGGTCAACAGCTTGGTTTTTTTAATTTCTTCATCCAGCCAAGCGGCCGACGCGAATCCCGATCCGATCACGCCCAACCCCCCGGCATTGGAAACCGCGGAAGCCAGAACCGATTCCGAAACGCCCGCCATGCCGCCTTGGATGACCGGATACTTGATATTCAAAAGTTTTGCGAGTTTATTGTTTTCAAACATATTCCAAATTAAAAATGTAAATATCAAAAATCAGTTTGGTGGGCAGTTTTACTAAACTGATAATGACAATTTAAAATGTTAAAATGCCGCGTTTTAAAAATTTTGCGATTTTGCATTGTCATTTTTCATTTTGATTTTTCAATTTTAAACAATCAATGGTTCTTTGGCCAGAATCGCGTTGGCTTCTCCGACCAATTCTTTGATTAATTTTTTGACCGTGGTGATTTCTTTCACGCGCCAGACATTTGACCCGGCGAAAACAATACCGTTCTCGACATCGCCTTTGCGCGCGTTCTCCAGCGCCTTCAAAATACAATAGCTCTTGTCGCAAACCGGCCCGATACAGCCCTGACATTCGGCGGGGTTGGGCTTGGGCGCCGTACCGGCCTCCACTTTATCCGAAAACGGCGTGCGGATCGCGCGGCCGGGCAACCCGACCGGCGAATGGACAATGATGCTGTCTTCCTTTTTGGCGTTAATATGCGCTTCCTTGAATTTGATGTTGGCGTCGCATTCTTCGGTGGAAACAAAGCGCGTTCCCAATTGCACTCCCACCGCGCCCGCGCGCATCATTTCCACGATATCGGCGCCGGTGAAAATCCCGCCCGCCGCAATCAGCGGAACCTTAATGCCCGCCGCCGCGACTTCTTTTAAAATATCGATCATTTTGCGGAAAGGGATTCCGTGCGGGAATCCAAGATGTCCGGCCGCGTCCGCGCCCACGACAATGATTGCCGCCGCGCCCGCGTCCTGCGCTTTCTGCGCGACTTTGGCCGAAGAAGCCAGGGAGAATATCGGAGTGTTGCTGTCGCGCGCCATTTCAAAAATATCTTTTCGGAAACCCGCGCCTTGGACGATCAAATCAACTTTTTCCTCAATCGCGGCCTGAACCAATTGTTGGAAACGGCCAACCACCCCCATAATGTTGATGCCGATCACTCCGTCGGCGCCGGCAATTTTCCGCGCCTGGCTGATTTCGCTTTTCAATTCTTCGGGATCTCTCATCCCGGAAGCGGCCACAAGCCCCACGCCGCCCTCTTTGGCCACATTCCCCGCCAAATTGTGCAATGACACGCGCACCGCCATTCCGCCCTGAATAATCGGATATTTAGCCGTCCAGTGCGCGATTTTTAACGGCGGCAACTCATAAAGTTTCGCGCCGGTCTTTTGCGCCGAAGTAATCGCCGAAACCGGCTGAACCGCGGCGCGGTGAACAAAATTCCGTTTCATTTCTTCCTTATCCATAACCGCCACGGAAAATCTGACCTCGCATTTAAGAACGCCGCCCACATACGCCTCGCCGACAAAATTGGCGATCTTTGAATTATAAACCCCCAAGAGCTGGACCCGGTATTTTATCCGATCGCCGGGAAGTATCGGCGAATAAAACATCGCTCCCCGGACCTGATAAGCCAGCAAATGTTTTTGCTTGTGGCTGTCGCCCAATTTCGTCCTCAACAAAAGCGTACCGGTCTGGGCGACGCCCTCAACCACCAAAACTCCCGGCATAATCGGAAAATCAACGAAATGCCCCTTAAAATAAGGATCCAGCGATAAAGTTTGTTTATAGCCGACAATAACATCCCCTTCTATTTTCTCGATTTCATCAACCCACAAAAAAGGGTCGTCGTAAGGAATTATCTGTTTGATTTGTTCTTTTGTGTATAACATATTTTTTATCGAACCCGCCCCGCCGGGCCAAAACCGGCGCGGAATTTGCCGAATTTGATTTGTACCATAAAAGTGCCGGCAAAGCAATCTTCACCGCCGCTTAATATTATAGCACTTAGTATGCCAAAACGGTCAATTATGAATACAAATAATCCCGAGTCGGCGGCAGATCATTGTTGACTCCATTGGTAAAAGTTATCTGATACAATCGATTGCCGGCATTCTTAAAAGCGACCGCGCTGCCGTTCAAATAAAGCCGCCACATCCGGATGAATTCCTCGGCCCGGATCCGATCTTTTATTTCTCGGGCCAAGACATTCTTCACTTCGGCGCCGGCCGCTTCAAAATTAGCGATCCAAAGATCAAGCGTTTTGGCGTAATGCATCCGCAAATCTTCGACATCATAGAAAACCAACTCGGCTTTATTCATCGCGTCGGCAATCATTGCCAGCGTCGGAACAAACCCGCCCGGAAAAATGTATTTGGCGATAAACGGATCGGTCGCTCCCCCGAATCGGGAACCAATGGTGTGCAAAACGCCGATACCCGAAGGTTTAAGCGTCTTTTTAACCATTGAAAAAAAATCCGGATAATAGTTTTTCCCCACATGCTCGAACATTCCGATGGAAACAAACTTGTCAAAAACTCCCTGGACTTGGCGGTAATCTTTCAAATAAACCTTTATCTTGGCGCCCAAATTATTTTCTTTAATCTTTTGCGAAATGTATTCGTATTGGTTTTGCGACAATGTGCAACCGACGCAATCGGCGCCATAATTTTTCGCGGCGTGAAACATCATCCCTCCCCAACCGCAACCGACATCCAGCAATTTCTCTCCGCCTCGCAAGCAAAGTTTCTTGCAAATATAATCGTGTTTGTTCGCTTGCGCGATCTCCAGACTGTCGAAGCCGTTTTTAAAATACGCGCAGGAGTAAGTCATCGCCGGGTCAAGCCATAAAGAATAAAAATCATTGCCGATATCATAATGATATTTGATATTCTTTTTTGAATCGCGGGCCGCCGCGCGCGCCAAAATCGCGTTTGCCAACACCCGGAGCTTTACCCCCGGCGAGATGTTCCGATTAAGATCGCGCCAATGATCGTACAGCCCCAGCATCGCTTGCATATCTCCGGCAACCTCGATATTGCCGGCCATATATTCCTCGCCGAAACCCAATGTGCCGGCCGACAAAAACTTCTTTAACGCGCTTTCGCGACGAAAGATAATCTTGAATTTTTCCGTCCCCCGCCCATATTGTTTTTTTGTTTCATCCCAAAATTCGACCGAGAACGGCGTATGCGGCGCCCGTTCGCTGATGTTTTTAAGAATATCGTCTAAAATATTATCCATATTTTTTGGTTATTCTTATGCCCGACCCGCTTTAATTTTGGATTGAACAAAAATCACAGCCACAAACCGCCGTCGATATTGATGATGTCCCCGGTCACAAAACTTGCTTCGCTTGAAGCCAGAAACGCGATCACATTCGCCACTTCTTCGGGCTTGCCGGTCCGCGCCAATGAAGTTAATTTTTTCACCATCGCCTTGATGTCTTCGGGCATCGCCTCGGTCATTTTCGACTCGATAAATCCCGGGGCCACCGCGTTAACGCGCACGCCGAATTTACCGACTTCTTTAGAAAGCGTCTTGGTAAATCCAATGATGCCGGCTTTGGCCGCGGTGTAATTGGTTTGCCCGAAATTGCCCCGCAATCCCGAGAAAGACGACATACTCACGATATTGCCCTGATTGGCGATCAGCATCGGCAACGCGGTTTTTGAGCAGTTGAAAACGCTGGTCAAATTGATGTCAATCACGCGCTGCCATTCTTCCACGGTCATTTTCGCCAGCGTCCGGTCCTTGGCAATGCCCGCATTATTGATCAGAACATCCAAACGGCCGAATTCGGTTTGGATCGCGGCCATCATTTTTTCCACATCATCGTATTTGGAAACATCGGCCATAAAATATTTCGCGTCCGGCGCGGCCGCTTTTTTGGCTTCCTCAACCGCCGCCTTTAAATTTTCCTCTTGTGCCGCGATATCGTTAAACGCGATTTTCGCGCTCAATGAGGCGAATTTCAACGCGACCGCGCGCCCGATTCCCTGCGACGAACCGGTGATTAAAACAACTTTCCCGTCAAATATGTTTGCCATAGTTTTAATTAAAAATGTAAATATCAAAAATCAAAATTATGAGGATTCCAAAGGAAACATCCTTTGGTTGATGGCGGGGTTAATACCCCGGCATCAATGTATTTTTTTATTTTTGATTTTTCAATTTTAAATTTAAAAGATTTCCGCTTGATATTGCACCTCCTTCACGCTTCTCCCCGCCACCGGTATGCCGGCGGCGGGAATGTCTTTTATTATTTCCGGTATTTTAAACGACTGCGCCGCCTCGTTGAAAACCCGGTCCAGATTCCGGCCGGATTTGGCAGCCAAAACCAACCCCATAAAAGTGGTCAGTTTGTTCGACCGCTGGACATATTCGGCCTCGCCAATCGTGATGATATTTTTCAACACCGGTTCCAGGTTCGCGGCAATCTCCGCGTCCGAAGACAAATATTTTTGGCCCAGATAATTTTCTTTTTTCAAAATTTTGAAAAGGTTTTCCGCGGCGCTTGCCCGCCCGATCTTTTCCATCGCCAGGTTAATCACCAAGTCCGCATCCAAAACCGGCTTGGCGATTTCAAAGTTGCCGGATTTGACGAATTCGGCCGCGGCCAGATCAAGCGCGCTCACTTTCAATTTGGCTCCGGCATCGATCAAACCTGATTTTTGCGCGATCGCGACCACCGGCACTTCGTCAAAGCTTTGCCCGGCCACGATAATGTTTTCCGGCTCAACTCCGCGATCGATAAGCATTCGCAAAACCGCGTTCAAAAATTCCGGGGATGTGTTGTCGCGAAAATAACCGTGGCTCGGCTTGGCCAATGTGGGCAGAACCACGATTTTTGAACCTTTGCCGACATTGATGCCTCCGGCCAATTCCAGAACTTTCTCGATCCCTTCCCGAATATCGTATTTCACGCGCCATATCGCCACGGCGCCGGCATTCGGTTCGAATTTCAGTTCATCGCCGGTTTGGTATTCGATTTCCGATTTGTGGCCCCATGTGTTGCCCGCTTCGTCTCGCAAGAGTAAAATATAATACGGCACATTGGGATGCAAAAGCGTCGGAATCGCCACTTTGATCGAACCAACCACCCGCGCGTTCCCGTTTTTCATTTTCTCCGGCGGCGCGAAACAGTAAGGACACTCCGCCAAAGGATATTCCCACCGCCGCTTGCATTGTAAGCATTGATAAAAAGCCATAAGTGTTTTATCGTTAGTATGTTTAACTACCTTGAATTACGAAACGCTTTGCATTTTGGGGTCGTTCCCCTGTGTAATCGCAGGGGTGCGACCCCTTCAATAGCATTTGGATTTAATAGTTTTGTAATTCAAGGTAATTATAGATTTTAATTCTGCAACTTTTAATTTAAAATGTAAATATCAAAAATCAGTTTGGCGGGCAGTTTTACTAAACTGATAATGACAATGTAAAATTTAAAAATGTCTGATTATAGATATTTTAACATTTTAATCTGTCATTTTCCATTTTGATTTTTCAATTTTAATTTTTGATGAGAACCTATTTTTTACCGGAAAAATCGCGGACGAAAATGCAAAAAGTCTGGGGCAAGCCGCTGTTCGGAACCGAAGAAGAAATCAAAGCCCGCTATCAAAAGATATTGGACAAAAATAAATACAAGACCGTGATCACCGTGGGCGATTACTGTTCGCATCATTTGCCATCCGATATCAAAATTTTCGACAAAAAAGTCCGGCGCAAAGCATTCGCTCAAAAACACGAATGCTCCCTGAATGTTAAAAATCCCGCCGGCACCATCCAAAAAGAAAGCTGGGATGCCATTCGGCAAGCAATTAAAAAAAGAGTCAATGTTTGTGTTGACGGCGAAGAAGATTTGCTG is a window of Candidatus Nealsonbacteria bacterium DGGOD1a DNA encoding:
- a CDS encoding 1-acyl-sn-glycerol-3-phosphate acyltransferase, which translates into the protein MNTFVSTLSRMLLGGAVRNLLIKDIKGGNNIPKGNFILASNHLSHMDWFMSGYITTPRRFTFIAQVDQYAGFKKLWRNIIYFYGGIIPIDRKSDQSKKDAVATAIKMLGRGYCVVIYPEGGRAYDGVMRNFKSGVGKLHLDSGVPVLPVAIEGTQELMPPHGRLKFRKAARINIGKPLIFGPEIAAAGKMDKESFEYRKLCAGVSGRIEDEVRKLLKENGN
- a CDS encoding 1-acyl-sn-glycerol-3-phosphate acyltransferase translates to MEKTVSTIAWLFPGQCIKRMFVKEVEGRENFPKGNFIYAANHLSHIDWLIDGAILTPRRFTFIGQVDKMTGIKGFLRDLIYWWVQVIPVDRNDHESKKRAAMAAQTILKRGYCLVVYPEGTRSRDGKLHEFKPGVGRFHLESGVPVLPVAHFGTYELMAPGEKFRAKRIVKIKIGKPLDFAKERKAAELLDKKSQAYYGLCVDVAKKVEEAVRELLKD
- a CDS encoding nitronate monooxygenase; protein product: MFENNKLAKLLNIKYPVIQGGMAGVSESVLASAVSNAGGLGVIGSGFASAAWLDEEIKKTKLLTGKPFGVNLLLQNPNVSELVKAIIANKVPVVFTGGGNPVSLMPFLKQAGVKIIPVVPYARLAVKMEQAGADAVVVEGLESGGHIGESTTMCLVPQAAGMVKDIPVIAAGGICDGRAMAAAMVLGADGVQIGTRFLAATECQVSESYKKAVINAADENIAVVARFTGHPVRMINNKFVESVRKIEEKNPFPEEIKSERFAGNKGGANADLSPLLCGTCAGGIKEIKTCREIVDEIIADTQKILSAAADLVK
- a CDS encoding nitronate monooxygenase, with the translated sequence MLYTKEQIKQIIPYDDPFLWVDEIEKIEGDVIVGYKQTLSLDPYFKGHFVDFPIMPGVLVVEGVAQTGTLLLRTKLGDSHKQKHLLAYQVRGAMFYSPILPGDRIKYRVQLLGVYNSKIANFVGEAYVGGVLKCEVRFSVAVMDKEEMKRNFVHRAAVQPVSAITSAQKTGAKLYELPPLKIAHWTAKYPIIQGGMAVRVSLHNLAGNVAKEGGVGLVAASGMRDPEELKSEISQARKIAGADGVIGINIMGVVGRFQQLVQAAIEEKVDLIVQGAGFRKDIFEMARDSNTPIFSLASSAKVAQKAQDAGAAAIIVVGADAAGHLGFPHGIPFRKMIDILKEVAAAGIKVPLIAAGGIFTGADIVEMMRAGAVGVQLGTRFVSTEECDANIKFKEAHINAKKEDSIIVHSPVGLPGRAIRTPFSDKVEAGTAPKPNPAECQGCIGPVCDKSYCILKALENARKGDVENGIVFAGSNVWRVKEITTVKKLIKELVGEANAILAKEPLIV
- a CDS encoding cyclopropane-fatty-acyl-phospholipid synthase family protein codes for the protein MDNILDDILKNISERAPHTPFSVEFWDETKKQYGRGTEKFKIIFRRESALKKFLSAGTLGFGEEYMAGNIEVAGDMQAMLGLYDHWRDLNRNISPGVKLRVLANAILARAAARDSKKNIKYHYDIGNDFYSLWLDPAMTYSCAYFKNGFDSLEIAQANKHDYICKKLCLRGGEKLLDVGCGWGGMMFHAAKNYGADCVGCTLSQNQYEYISQKIKENNLGAKIKVYLKDYRQVQGVFDKFVSIGMFEHVGKNYYPDFFSMVKKTLKPSGIGVLHTIGSRFGGATDPFIAKYIFPGGFVPTLAMIADAMNKAELVFYDVEDLRMHYAKTLDLWIANFEAAGAEVKNVLAREIKDRIRAEEFIRMWRLYLNGSAVAFKNAGNRLYQITFTNGVNNDLPPTRDYLYS
- the fabG gene encoding 3-oxoacyl-ACP reductase FabG; translated protein: MANIFDGKVVLITGSSQGIGRAVALKFASLSAKIAFNDIAAQEENLKAAVEEAKKAAAPDAKYFMADVSKYDDVEKMMAAIQTEFGRLDVLINNAGIAKDRTLAKMTVEEWQRVIDINLTSVFNCSKTALPMLIANQGNIVSMSSFSGLRGNFGQTNYTAAKAGIIGFTKTLSKEVGKFGVRVNAVAPGFIESKMTEAMPEDIKAMVKKLTSLARTGKPEEVANVIAFLASSEASFVTGDIINIDGGLWL
- a CDS encoding DUF362 domain-containing protein, whose protein sequence is MAFYQCLQCKRRWEYPLAECPYCFAPPEKMKNGNARVVGSIKVAIPTLLHPNVPYYILLLRDEAGNTWGHKSEIEYQTGDELKFEPNAGAVAIWRVKYDIREGIEKVLELAGGINVGKGSKIVVLPTLAKPSHGYFRDNTSPEFLNAVLRMLIDRGVEPENIIVAGQSFDEVPVVAIAQKSGLIDAGAKLKVSALDLAAAEFVKSGNFEIAKPVLDADLVINLAMEKIGRASAAENLFKILKKENYLGQKYLSSDAEIAANLEPVLKNIITIGEAEYVQRSNKLTTFMGLVLAAKSGRNLDRVFNEAAQSFKIPEIIKDIPAAGIPVAGRSVKEVQYQAEIF
- a CDS encoding DUF359 domain-containing protein; translation: MQKVWGKPLFGTEEEIKARYQKILDKNKYKTVITVGDYCSHHLPSDIKIFDKKVRRKAFAQKHECSLNVKNPAGTIQKESWDAIRQAIKKRVNVCVDGEEDLLVIPAVILAKPKTLVVYGYPNKGICLLEANLKNKTIFRLILKKYFATESKRGSIPR